Within Salvia splendens isolate huo1 chromosome 21, SspV2, whole genome shotgun sequence, the genomic segment TGTCTTGCATGTCGGCGTCGGTGAGGTATATTTCATCTCGAGTTACTGTAATCATTTCTGTTCTGGCCATTAACGAACTACGCTTTTGAGTTTCTGAACATCTTATGTTGTCTATCATATTAAGTATGTTGCAAGAGAAGTACTATTGATTGCTCTTCCTAGCAGGATGTTGCAGAGAAAATTCTGGCATTTGCACAACAGAGGCCAAGAGCTCTATGCATTATGTCTGCAAACGGATCAGTTTCTGCAGTTACACTCCGCCAACCTACAACTTCTAATAGCACTGTTACTTATGAGGTTTTGAAGCATCTGTTCATTTTTTACATAGAGTAATCTTGGCTAAAGAGATATCCACATCTAAATTGCTTTCCTTATGGTGTTATTGTTGGCGATGAATGACAGATATCTCTAAATTCTTTTACCTACTAATGCTCTTAAAGTATCATATTTGATGGTTAGCAGTTCAAAGTTTACTACATCAGCGGTTCTTTAATAGCTGAATGATGTTACACCAATTTGTGTCCAATGAGAACTGATAGTTTTTCCTTCTGTTCAAACTTCAGCCTATGAAAAATATCATCGTTTtgcatgatttatttttttgctGATTAACTATACATGTTTTGTTAAATGTTGTATACGATTCACAAGAGCCAATTGTATAAGCAACTGATTCAATAAACGTGCTCTGAGGATCACGCACTTAAAAAAGTTAGCTTTTGAACTCTAAACATTACCCATCTAATTGTTTCTTCTTGCAGAAAATTGTTATAATCTAAGCTATTATGATAATTGACTCACTCCATCTGGCCTGATAGATATTGACCTGAATACGTTTCGAAATATCTTTGTTTGTCTTTCCTCGGTCATCTTCATGAGCTTTTCTCAAAATTACTGTTTTTCCAGCTCACGCAAGATCTTTGCTCTAGCTTTGTCTGCAAGAAGCTAATTTGGCTTGTCCTTTTTGTCAGGGCCGTTTCGAGATACTTTGCTTATCAGGGTCCTACTTGGTTGCTGAAAACGGAGGTCCTCGCAATCGTACTGGTGGAATAAGCATATCAGTCTGCAGTCCCGACGGGCACATCATTGGGGGCGCGATAGGTGGTAGACTCGTGGCAACAAACCCAGTACAGGTATAGTCCATGCAGTTCGTCCACTAGAAAATTTGTAACTCCTTTCTGCTATAAGCCCTAAGTTAACTTGTCGAGAATCGTCTGTGCAGGTTGTTGCATGCAGTTTCGTTTATGGTGGTACTAAGCTAAAGGGCAAGGTTGAGCCAGCTGCTGAAGATGAAAAACATCTGCCTGAGAAACCTGCAGAAAAGTCGTTGACCCCAATAACTGCTGCTGCTACTCAAAGCTATACACCTAACACTGGAACAACAAGTATTTGGCCGCCAGTTGCTCGGGCGGAAGTAAAAAATCCCCAGACAGATATTGACCTGATGCGCGGATGAGAGGGACAGCAATAAGCACATGTAAGTTTTTTTGTATACTATATGTGTTGTTGTAAATGAAGCGCGTCAGGCAGCTAGTTTCGTGCTAACAAGTTCATCCTTGTAGTATTATCTTTGGGATTTAG encodes:
- the LOC121785472 gene encoding AT-hook motif nuclear-localized protein 5-like isoform X1, whose protein sequence is MDGREGMALQGSAPYYLHRGGIGGSGGSGPGHAVHGGGASPAPQPGVMHSSPAFKNLANSSIQMQPNAGSAGASASSSSFHVENPSQNFSRGRSIMVALPGGEPVQKKKRGRPRKYAPDGANTGLGLSPMSAPKPSSSLVVSPAEKARRGRPPGSGWKQKLAPLGEWMNNSAGLAFTPHVLHVGVGEDVAEKILAFAQQRPRALCIMSANGSVSAVTLRQPTTSNSTVTYEGRFEILCLSGSYLVAENGGPRNRTGGISISVCSPDGHIIGGAIGGRLVATNPVQVVACSFVYGGTKLKGKVEPAAEDEKHLPEKPAEKSLTPITAAATQSYTPNTGTTSIWPPVARAEVKNPQTDIDLMRG